The following coding sequences lie in one Metallumcola ferriviriculae genomic window:
- a CDS encoding DUF3231 family protein has protein sequence MVLGIKQTKSKTQAMINVAEANNLWDLTITKHKGIDRALIWLTYAKDPDLRVIIQQAINKSKKQVKSLENELNKFSILGPKQSRVKMNVSANSELLLDQDIGGYLLLAIQEEIELLFRAFRTSTTNDAIRALFVKFLTEAISDLDNTVKYLKLKGWVESSPLYPNIPNETTEQINAAETFHLWDHLTFRYDNIYQTQFWYELAKDSDLKLLLQKGLQDNLKKQAKKLEDELVKFGIPIPKRPPDAIPTPPRQSITDDYIFRSLFSGIIGAAWLHALALKQCTTNDRIRQIFKDLLVQEINILNKMILYGKTKGFFEVVPQFSPTL, from the coding sequence ATGGTACTTGGCATAAAGCAAACAAAATCTAAAACACAGGCAATGATTAATGTTGCTGAGGCAAACAACCTCTGGGACCTGACAATAACAAAACACAAGGGAATTGACAGAGCTTTAATCTGGTTAACATATGCTAAAGACCCAGATTTAAGAGTAATAATCCAGCAAGCTATAAATAAATCTAAAAAGCAAGTAAAATCCCTAGAAAACGAACTAAACAAGTTCTCCATTTTAGGCCCTAAACAAAGCAGGGTTAAAATGAATGTCTCCGCTAACTCCGAATTACTCTTAGACCAGGATATAGGAGGTTATTTGCTGCTTGCAATACAAGAAGAAATTGAACTTTTATTTAGAGCTTTTCGTACTTCAACTACCAACGATGCAATTAGGGCGTTATTTGTGAAATTTCTAACAGAAGCGATTTCCGATTTGGATAATACAGTTAAATACCTTAAGCTTAAAGGATGGGTTGAATCTTCACCTTTATATCCTAATATCCCTAATGAAACCACAGAACAGATTAATGCTGCTGAAACATTTCATTTATGGGATCACTTAACTTTTCGTTACGATAACATCTACCAGACCCAATTTTGGTACGAGCTTGCTAAGGACTCTGATTTAAAGTTACTTTTACAAAAAGGACTGCAAGATAACTTAAAAAAACAAGCAAAGAAACTGGAAGACGAACTTGTCAAGTTTGGTATCCCTATACCCAAACGGCCGCCTGATGCTATCCCTACTCCACCGAGGCAGTCCATTACAGATGACTATATTTTCAGGTCACTTTTTTCGGGCATAATAGGGGCAGCCTGGTTGCATGCCCTTGCACTAAAACAATGTACAACCAATGATAGAATAAGGCAGATCTTTAAAGATCTGCTGGTGCAGGAAATCAATATATTAAATAAGATGATCTTATACGGTAAAACAAAGGGGTTTTTTGAAGTAGTGCCGCAGTTCTCACCAACCCTTTAA
- a CDS encoding tyrosine-type recombinase/integrase gives MNFTSYMKTVKNYQPRSFNAKLAALIKLNEFLVSQGIQTDTVVSQKDKIKLHDQVSPTEVIKKDVDQFRQVLLEKEGRKFYTIATLLAYCGLRVSECLNIKKADLDFKTRELVVSGKGEKRRVIYMGDKITAALREYRAAVEIAENDYIFKGDRNSKRMNRSYISRIFSKHSDTITPHQLRHFFCSHALENVFQISEVAAIAGHSNIATTSTYLHWTKKQVREKMNSL, from the coding sequence TTGAATTTTACATCTTACATGAAGACTGTTAAGAATTATCAGCCCCGCAGCTTTAATGCGAAGCTGGCTGCCTTAATCAAGCTGAATGAATTTCTAGTATCACAGGGCATCCAGACTGATACAGTCGTTTCCCAGAAAGATAAGATTAAACTACATGATCAGGTGAGTCCCACTGAAGTCATAAAGAAAGATGTGGATCAATTCAGGCAGGTGCTTCTTGAGAAAGAGGGGCGAAAGTTTTATACAATAGCCACGCTTCTGGCCTACTGCGGCCTAAGAGTTTCCGAATGCCTCAACATCAAAAAAGCAGATCTCGATTTCAAGACCAGGGAGCTGGTAGTGAGCGGCAAAGGAGAAAAACGGCGGGTGATTTATATGGGCGATAAAATAACTGCTGCATTAAGAGAATATCGGGCAGCAGTTGAAATTGCCGAAAATGACTATATTTTTAAAGGTGATAGAAATAGCAAAAGGATGAATAGAAGTTATATCAGCCGTATTTTCTCAAAGCATTCAGATACAATTACCCCACACCAACTGCGACATTTCTTTTGCTCACATGCTCTAGAAAATGTGTTTCAAATTTCCGAGGTAGCGGCGATTGCTGGCCATAGCAATATTGCAACTACATCAACATACCTGCACTGGACAAAGAAACAGGTTCGGGAGAAGATGAATTCTTTATGA
- a CDS encoding GGDEF domain-containing protein translates to MNLLFTEKTSLKMGLLGFVFSVIGYLLEEYIALPRLWVWILSAVVLTFAGCLFGRLIEHLHRGAYTDSLSGLRNRRFLYNKLTVEMERVNRNKTCLSMLMIDIDNFKEINDNYGHLKGDKIIRMLAKAMKSNKRATDTVARLGGDEFIIVLPETDFNGARSVVSRLLKSIAQMKSSPKFSVSIGITSTLDKIEVRKFIKQADSDLYKEKARKKDLGTDYSSAI, encoded by the coding sequence ATGAATTTGCTTTTCACCGAAAAAACATCTCTTAAAATGGGCCTCTTAGGTTTTGTTTTTAGCGTCATCGGTTATCTCCTTGAAGAATACATAGCTTTACCACGTTTATGGGTTTGGATATTATCAGCAGTAGTTTTAACCTTTGCAGGTTGTCTTTTTGGTAGGTTAATTGAACATCTACATCGCGGGGCTTACACTGACTCTTTAAGCGGCTTGCGAAACAGAAGATTTCTTTATAATAAGTTAACAGTAGAAATGGAAAGAGTTAATAGAAATAAGACTTGTCTTTCGATGTTAATGATTGACATCGACAATTTTAAGGAAATCAATGACAACTATGGCCATTTAAAAGGAGATAAAATCATTAGAATGCTCGCAAAAGCAATGAAGAGCAATAAACGAGCAACTGATACAGTTGCTCGTTTGGGTGGGGATGAGTTTATTATCGTTCTGCCAGAAACGGACTTCAATGGGGCAAGGTCTGTCGTCAGTAGATTATTAAAATCCATTGCCCAAATGAAATCGTCTCCCAAATTTTCGGTAAGCATTGGAATTACCTCGACCCTTGACAAAATTGAAGTTCGTAAGTTTATCAAGCAAGCAGACAGTGATCTCTACAAAGAAAAAGCTAGAAAAAAAGATTTGGGGACCGACTATTCTTCTGCCATTTAA
- a CDS encoding DUF3231 family protein: protein MLRERYISLQANQVMSNFIHDRDLLILLDSNLNDFKKQIKVMENMAKKFKLKVPSRPPSDFKISQKINEISDKMIYKIMYNDFLAQMQGLIRAIRTSTTNDDLRNVFMKFYLGHLENFVDWFKFGKLKGWADIAPAFITFKAVEAEKLSVNEADHLWNHITQRYDNLQQTQFYLTFIHDPDFKVIVQQGQMVLQQQIERLEKEANHFEVPLPERPPAIMESPVDPEIVEDRYMYRIVLKGMQAAIELHSTAAVETTRNDKLRGLFVGLLKKELTSFDKFLKFGKAKGWTKVEPMYKF from the coding sequence TTGTTGCGGGAAAGATATATTAGTCTTCAAGCAAACCAGGTGATGAGTAATTTTATCCATGACCGTGATTTATTAATTTTATTAGATAGTAATCTAAACGACTTTAAGAAGCAAATTAAGGTTATGGAGAATATGGCAAAGAAATTTAAACTTAAAGTGCCGTCCCGACCTCCAAGCGATTTTAAAATATCGCAAAAGATTAATGAAATATCGGACAAAATGATCTATAAAATTATGTATAATGATTTTTTAGCCCAAATGCAGGGACTAATTCGTGCCATTCGTACCTCTACAACAAATGATGATTTGAGAAATGTCTTTATGAAATTTTACTTAGGTCATCTTGAAAACTTCGTGGATTGGTTTAAATTTGGAAAACTTAAAGGATGGGCTGACATAGCACCTGCTTTTATAACTTTTAAGGCGGTGGAAGCAGAGAAACTTTCCGTTAATGAAGCAGACCATCTCTGGAACCATATTACTCAAAGGTATGACAATCTGCAGCAGACCCAGTTTTACCTGACATTTATACATGACCCAGATTTTAAGGTTATAGTTCAGCAGGGACAAATGGTGTTACAACAGCAAATCGAAAGGTTAGAAAAAGAAGCTAACCATTTTGAGGTTCCGTTACCCGAAAGACCGCCCGCTATAATGGAGTCCCCCGTTGACCCAGAAATTGTTGAGGACAGATATATGTATAGAATTGTTTTAAAAGGTATGCAGGCAGCTATTGAACTACACTCTACAGCAGCGGTGGAAACTACTCGTAATGACAAGCTAAGAGGTTTATTTGTGGGTTTACTTAAGAAAGAATTAACCTCATTTGACAAGTTTCTTAAATTCGGTAAAGCAAAAGGATGGACTAAAGTTGAGCCGATGTATAAGTTCTAA
- a CDS encoding ferritin-like domain-containing protein: MLSREEVITKLNWFYSLELNQVGLYNAQSKTIDDIYIKRTLERVASIEQQHVDNVADKIKELGGRPTSIGAVIAPFTGKTAGNITGWSGVINLLKANIKLEQKAMADYKDFILKAASDQSLFDLLWSNLIDEDLHSAWFTNKVAELENIKT; this comes from the coding sequence ATGCTTTCACGGGAAGAAGTAATTACCAAACTTAATTGGTTTTACAGTTTAGAACTAAACCAAGTAGGTCTTTATAATGCTCAAAGTAAAACAATCGATGATATATACATTAAAAGAACCCTTGAAAGAGTCGCTAGCATTGAACAGCAACATGTCGATAATGTTGCAGACAAAATTAAAGAATTAGGCGGCAGGCCCACTTCAATCGGTGCAGTGATTGCTCCTTTTACTGGGAAAACTGCTGGCAACATAACTGGTTGGTCAGGTGTCATCAATCTTCTCAAGGCTAATATCAAGTTAGAGCAAAAGGCCATGGCTGATTATAAAGACTTTATTCTTAAGGCTGCATCTGATCAAAGTTTGTTTGACCTATTATGGTCAAACTTGATTGATGAGGATTTGCATTCAGCTTGGTTTACTAATAAGGTTGCCGAATTAGAAAATATAAAGACTTAG
- a CDS encoding HD domain-containing phosphohydrolase: MGFISLDDKLVSLLNIMDYQAWVQDMDTYYWANKAHAEFMGLTQDQCHNFKICKVLSEEERKQCSLSNKTVFEKEKRVKSKEWVKNKDGEKRLLSITKEPFKNDKGMVEYILCKAEDVTENTNLKGELYIVHKQLKNIIESQNDLIFRISPEMKYTFVNKIYANIYGKNPDDMIGKSMLDIVPADRTESLINLISKLNFQTPVGFLETSINNLRIQWVCKLIFDDKGRAMEYQAEGRDITEIKQVENELRQSHETLEQKVAERTKALKQLNDTLENEIMERTKTELLLRKRYEFEKALLKISSRFIKTLDIESAIADALNDLGNICQASRTCIFLFKNNGTVMDNTHEWCAQGVTPQIENHKNLSCDDVPWWVAKIKNNQNILIDDVSKLPVEASREKTTLGRQDVKSLIALPLAVKREIIGFIALHEVDEINKWSEEDFTVVRLFSEIIGNALERDLSRQELKDSNTKLQKLLEDTVNLLSSTIGMVDSYTADHQHRVADIACNIARHLEVSEDSLEGIKVAALLHDIGKLHVPASILSKPSKLTQNEFNLIKDHATMGHETLKRADFPWPVAQIVLQHHERIDGSGYPEGLKGEEILLEAKIVAVADVVEAMCSHRPYRPALNKEMAKKDILRNKGILYDSEIVDACLAVFFEKEHKKAN; this comes from the coding sequence ATGGGGTTTATTTCGTTGGATGATAAATTGGTAAGTTTGTTAAATATAATGGATTACCAGGCATGGGTTCAGGACATGGATACTTACTATTGGGCCAATAAGGCGCATGCCGAATTTATGGGGCTCACACAAGACCAATGTCACAACTTTAAAATATGCAAAGTGCTTAGTGAAGAAGAGCGAAAGCAATGCTCATTGAGTAATAAGACGGTATTTGAGAAAGAGAAACGGGTTAAGAGTAAAGAATGGGTAAAGAACAAAGATGGTGAAAAGCGGTTATTATCAATAACTAAAGAGCCTTTTAAAAATGATAAAGGTATGGTTGAATATATCTTATGCAAAGCCGAGGATGTGACCGAAAATACCAATTTAAAGGGTGAATTGTATATAGTTCATAAGCAGCTTAAGAATATTATTGAGAGTCAAAATGACTTAATATTTCGGATCTCCCCTGAAATGAAGTATACTTTTGTGAACAAAATATATGCGAATATTTATGGTAAAAACCCCGATGATATGATAGGTAAAAGTATGTTAGATATTGTCCCTGCCGATAGGACAGAATCTTTAATTAACTTAATATCTAAACTGAATTTCCAGACACCCGTTGGGTTTTTGGAAACAAGCATAAATAACCTACGCATTCAATGGGTTTGTAAATTGATATTTGACGATAAGGGAAGAGCTATGGAATATCAGGCCGAGGGAAGGGACATCACTGAAATAAAGCAGGTGGAAAATGAACTGCGTCAATCCCATGAAACCCTAGAACAGAAGGTAGCTGAAAGGACCAAAGCGCTTAAACAACTAAACGATACACTTGAGAATGAAATAATGGAAAGAACTAAAACGGAACTTTTATTAAGAAAGCGATATGAATTTGAAAAAGCCCTACTTAAAATTTCGTCAAGGTTTATTAAAACATTAGACATTGAAAGTGCTATCGCTGATGCTTTAAATGATTTGGGTAACATTTGTCAGGCAAGCCGTACATGCATTTTCCTTTTTAAGAACAATGGTACTGTTATGGACAATACCCATGAATGGTGTGCCCAAGGGGTAACCCCTCAGATAGAAAATCATAAAAATTTATCCTGTGACGATGTTCCGTGGTGGGTAGCAAAGATAAAAAACAATCAGAATATCCTTATTGACGATGTATCCAAACTGCCTGTTGAAGCTAGCAGGGAAAAAACTACATTAGGAAGGCAGGATGTAAAGTCACTTATTGCTTTACCACTAGCTGTTAAGAGAGAGATAATTGGCTTTATCGCACTACACGAAGTAGATGAAATAAACAAATGGTCAGAAGAAGATTTTACGGTAGTGCGGCTCTTTTCAGAAATTATCGGAAATGCTTTAGAACGGGATTTGTCCAGACAAGAATTGAAGGATAGCAACACGAAGCTTCAGAAACTTTTGGAGGACACTGTTAATTTATTATCCTCTACAATTGGAATGGTTGATTCGTATACAGCAGACCACCAACATCGTGTAGCGGACATCGCTTGCAACATTGCAAGGCATTTGGAAGTATCTGAAGATAGTCTTGAGGGAATTAAGGTTGCCGCTTTACTTCATGATATAGGAAAACTTCATGTTCCAGCGAGTATTTTAAGTAAACCCAGCAAGCTCACACAAAACGAATTCAACCTAATAAAGGACCACGCAACAATGGGTCATGAAACCCTTAAAAGGGCAGATTTTCCGTGGCCTGTAGCCCAAATTGTTTTACAGCATCATGAAAGAATTGATGGGTCTGGTTACCCTGAAGGATTGAAGGGCGAGGAGATACTTTTAGAAGCAAAAATAGTTGCAGTAGCAGATGTAGTTGAGGCCATGTGTTCACACAGGCCATATAGACCTGCCTTAAATAAGGAAATGGCAAAGAAAGATATCTTGAGAAATAAAGGTATTCTTTACGATTCTGAAATCGTAGATGCCTGTTTGGCAGTGTTCTTTGAAAAGGAACACAAAAAAGCTAACTGA
- a CDS encoding glycosyltransferase family 4 protein, with protein MNGIQIAVVSILPFIITLLTALLVKKTQILDMPNQWKNHGKTMPSSGGLPIFLGWSVGMTALAIINSKFFSQIFFVYMVTLTVAVVLGFIDDLRKMSLGVKIAGYFGVGASAGITYVIFGGSFLPAVYLCLLVVICQSAVNSIDGLDGLASGITVVFGVGAVVPAMFTGNSYLLLIVGVMISTLGAFLKYESYPAEIYLGSAGRLMLGAFLAVTGFYTFKHFSMFQSLMGVLILVGIPIFNVLVTFTRQIINSKPVFAPGRSQFYNILMDQKGFGHMEAVMACYLLQLVCALLAVIYYLTAANWRLLIFIIILVNTVVFTIFHKLLVADTTSDLSLHN; from the coding sequence ATGAACGGAATACAAATTGCGGTGGTTTCCATCCTACCTTTTATAATAACCTTATTAACTGCGCTTTTGGTTAAAAAGACACAAATATTGGATATGCCTAACCAGTGGAAAAATCATGGAAAAACCATGCCTAGCTCAGGGGGCTTACCGATATTTCTTGGCTGGTCGGTAGGAATGACCGCTTTGGCTATAATCAATAGTAAATTTTTTTCTCAAATATTTTTTGTTTATATGGTTACTCTTACTGTGGCAGTAGTGCTAGGTTTTATTGATGATCTTAGGAAAATGTCGCTGGGTGTCAAAATTGCCGGTTATTTTGGCGTAGGCGCATCAGCTGGAATTACATATGTAATTTTCGGCGGTAGTTTTTTGCCGGCTGTTTACCTTTGTTTACTTGTTGTAATTTGTCAGAGTGCCGTTAATTCAATAGACGGCTTAGATGGTCTGGCATCAGGTATCACTGTGGTGTTTGGTGTTGGTGCTGTAGTCCCGGCTATGTTTACCGGTAATAGTTATCTTCTACTAATTGTCGGGGTTATGATATCGACTTTAGGTGCATTCTTGAAGTACGAGTCTTATCCTGCAGAAATTTATTTAGGCAGTGCCGGACGTCTAATGCTGGGCGCTTTTTTAGCTGTCACAGGGTTTTATACGTTTAAGCATTTTTCAATGTTTCAATCTTTGATGGGTGTATTAATATTAGTAGGTATCCCAATTTTTAATGTGTTAGTAACATTCACACGCCAAATAATTAATTCCAAGCCGGTTTTCGCGCCAGGCCGCAGTCAGTTTTACAACATTTTAATGGACCAAAAAGGATTTGGCCATATGGAAGCGGTCATGGCCTGCTATTTACTGCAATTGGTATGTGCCTTACTAGCGGTTATTTATTATTTGACTGCGGCTAATTGGCGTTTGCTTATCTTCATAATAATTCTGGTTAATACCGTTGTTTTTACTATTTTTCATAAACTTCTGGTAGCGGATACTACTAGTGATTTAAGCTTGCATAATTAA
- a CDS encoding D-alanyl-D-alanine carboxypeptidase family protein yields the protein MVKKLVSLLLVLLVFTGTASAADLSPDVRSAILVDAASGKILYQENIDTPMPPASMTKMMTEYLVLEAIKDKTITWDDIVTTSDYGFFLGRYGGSRVFLNEKERRTVRELYEAMAIYSANDATAMLAEHIASTETAFVELMNEKGQELGMKDSNFITSTGLPRNILSDYAPPISLGEQVMSARDAAILARELINTFPEALKIASTPKAVFRQGEDDQVEMINWNWMLPGLWYELEGVDGLKTGYTEAAGNCFTGTAKRGNIRLISVVMGAKSKEHRFKATKELLEYGFEAFTVEKIAKKGDTIKGYEKTKVLKGKKLEVPVEVAEDISLMVKRDSKIEKVVSLTTVEAPVKKGQVIGSVAFDSESDYLREKDKQDTEINMVAVEEIEKASLIIRLFRGIKNFFLGLF from the coding sequence ATGGTGAAAAAATTGGTCAGCTTACTATTGGTTTTATTAGTTTTTACAGGAACTGCCTCGGCCGCTGATTTAAGCCCAGATGTTCGTTCAGCAATATTAGTGGATGCTGCTAGTGGAAAAATTCTTTACCAGGAAAATATAGATACTCCGATGCCCCCCGCTAGTATGACAAAGATGATGACAGAATACTTAGTGTTAGAGGCAATTAAAGATAAAACTATAACCTGGGATGATATTGTGACAACTTCTGATTATGGTTTCTTCTTAGGGAGATACGGTGGTTCCCGGGTATTTTTGAATGAAAAGGAAAGAAGAACGGTCAGGGAGCTTTATGAGGCTATGGCCATCTATTCCGCCAATGATGCCACTGCAATGCTCGCCGAGCATATCGCTAGCACAGAAACCGCATTCGTAGAACTAATGAATGAAAAAGGTCAAGAACTGGGAATGAAAGATTCTAACTTTATTACCAGTACCGGTCTTCCACGAAACATTCTTTCTGATTATGCCCCACCGATTTCCTTAGGTGAGCAGGTGATGTCAGCAAGGGATGCAGCTATCCTGGCCCGCGAGTTAATAAATACTTTTCCGGAAGCCTTAAAGATTGCCTCAACTCCTAAGGCTGTTTTTAGACAAGGGGAAGATGATCAGGTGGAAATGATTAATTGGAACTGGATGCTGCCCGGCCTTTGGTATGAATTAGAAGGCGTGGATGGCTTAAAAACAGGATATACGGAAGCTGCCGGCAACTGCTTCACCGGCACCGCTAAAAGGGGAAATATACGCCTTATTAGTGTTGTTATGGGTGCAAAGTCGAAAGAACATCGTTTTAAGGCAACTAAGGAGCTTTTAGAATACGGTTTTGAAGCCTTCACTGTAGAAAAAATAGCAAAGAAAGGTGACACTATTAAAGGGTACGAGAAAACAAAGGTACTAAAAGGGAAAAAGCTAGAGGTACCGGTGGAAGTTGCAGAAGATATTTCCTTAATGGTAAAGCGGGACAGCAAAATTGAAAAAGTAGTATCTCTAACAACAGTAGAAGCACCCGTCAAAAAGGGGCAGGTCATTGGTTCCGTAGCCTTTGATTCTGAAAGCGATTATCTTAGGGAAAAGGATAAACAAGATACAGAAATAAATATGGTGGCAGTTGAAGAGATAGAAAAGGCTTCGTTAATAATAAGACTTTTTCGAGGCATTAAAAACTTCTTTTTAGGGCTATTTTAG
- a CDS encoding MFS transporter: MKISRWTALAWIAISELFALSLWFSASAILPELTKVWNLNSSMQAWVTASVQIGFITGALSSSLFGIADRFNARKIFAVSALTGAVVNGLLVWVDSAWLGITLRFITGISMAGVYPIAVKLLSQWFPTKRGVAIGILVAALTLGSSLPHFIVLFLSSVHWQLVIATSSILALISTVIITWVLPDTPVASKKNPVSFKLLKKVVTNKPVMLANYGYFGHQWELYAMWTWLPAFLAASLITYSPQINPLWSKLFSFLSIGVAGAFGCIIGGYCAEKIGKSNLTIIAMSISALCSIIIGFTFGSSIWLTLIVSLIWGMTVVADSAQFSAAVTDFSNADYVGTALTFQMSIGFLITVFSINLVPVIQAQIGWEWVFAILSIGPILGIISMSHLKYYETSGKKEPYTLWF; encoded by the coding sequence ATGAAAATTAGCCGCTGGACTGCGCTCGCTTGGATTGCTATATCTGAATTATTTGCTTTAAGTTTATGGTTTAGCGCCTCCGCAATATTACCTGAACTAACTAAAGTTTGGAATCTTAACTCCTCTATGCAAGCTTGGGTGACAGCTTCCGTTCAAATCGGGTTTATTACCGGCGCATTATCTAGCTCTCTTTTCGGTATTGCAGATCGATTTAATGCTCGAAAAATATTTGCTGTTTCGGCACTTACAGGGGCGGTCGTAAATGGATTATTGGTTTGGGTGGATAGTGCTTGGCTTGGCATAACACTACGTTTTATAACGGGAATAAGCATGGCGGGTGTTTACCCTATCGCTGTAAAGCTGCTATCCCAATGGTTTCCCACAAAGCGCGGAGTAGCTATTGGCATTTTAGTTGCTGCGCTTACTTTAGGGTCCTCTTTACCCCATTTCATTGTGTTGTTTTTATCTTCGGTTCATTGGCAGCTAGTCATCGCCACCAGTTCTATTTTGGCACTAATTTCTACTGTGATTATCACTTGGGTTCTACCAGATACTCCCGTCGCTTCAAAAAAGAATCCTGTTTCTTTTAAATTATTAAAAAAGGTTGTTACAAATAAACCCGTCATGCTTGCTAATTACGGCTATTTCGGACATCAGTGGGAATTATACGCGATGTGGACATGGCTCCCGGCTTTTTTAGCCGCCAGCTTAATAACATATTCCCCACAAATAAACCCGCTATGGAGCAAGTTATTTTCATTTTTGTCCATCGGAGTTGCGGGAGCTTTTGGATGTATAATCGGTGGATACTGCGCGGAAAAAATAGGTAAGTCTAATCTTACTATCATTGCCATGTCCATAAGTGCACTTTGTTCGATTATAATCGGTTTTACATTTGGCAGCTCTATTTGGCTGACCCTGATAGTGTCCCTGATTTGGGGTATGACAGTCGTTGCGGACTCAGCGCAGTTTTCAGCAGCGGTCACGGATTTCTCAAATGCTGACTATGTGGGGACAGCCCTAACCTTTCAAATGTCCATTGGGTTCCTCATAACCGTCTTCTCTATCAACCTGGTTCCGGTTATTCAAGCACAGATTGGATGGGAATGGGTATTTGCCATATTAAGTATTGGGCCAATCCTTGGTATAATTTCCATGAGCCATTTAAAATACTACGAAACATCAGGGAAAAAAGAACCTTATACTCTTTGGTTTTAA
- a CDS encoding DUF3231 family protein, protein MVNISVFKSSNSKSEQLSTIEAFNIWNILRSRYISIETYQFLRNFIHDRDFILIANNHLDDFQSQVATLEALGKHFKLQVPTRPPAQIKISTQLEAITDKFVHRKFFSDLISELKILSDALTTSTTNDRLRKHLSSFVLDHLKNYEELYKFGKLKGWTDIEPAFTSGKPTKKEPIAVSEAYHLWEHLNYRYDQLELTNLYLNFVHDADFRAILQGGLSSLNSQIKILEKESTKFEVPLPERPPASMSVTIDPEIMTDKSAYRTIFTGMQSATSLHTRAVIDTIRNDPLRTVFFDFLKEELNFYDKLVKYGKVKGWLHIVPTFRNMA, encoded by the coding sequence TTGGTAAATATCTCAGTATTTAAAAGTTCTAACAGTAAGAGTGAACAGCTTAGCACAATAGAGGCCTTTAATATTTGGAATATATTGCGCTCAAGGTATATAAGTATTGAAACCTACCAATTCTTAAGGAATTTCATCCATGACCGTGATTTTATACTTATAGCCAATAATCATTTAGACGATTTTCAAAGCCAGGTAGCCACCCTGGAGGCGCTAGGTAAGCATTTTAAACTGCAGGTACCGACAAGGCCCCCGGCACAAATTAAGATTTCTACCCAGCTAGAAGCAATAACTGACAAATTTGTTCATAGAAAATTCTTCAGCGATTTGATATCTGAATTAAAGATATTGTCTGATGCCCTTACTACCTCAACAACAAACGATAGGCTGCGTAAACATTTATCCTCCTTTGTGTTAGATCATTTGAAAAACTACGAAGAACTATACAAATTCGGTAAATTAAAGGGGTGGACCGATATAGAACCTGCTTTTACATCTGGTAAACCTACGAAAAAGGAACCAATCGCCGTCAGTGAAGCATATCATCTCTGGGAGCACTTAAACTATCGTTATGACCAGCTGGAACTAACTAATCTATATCTTAACTTTGTGCATGATGCAGATTTTAGAGCAATATTACAAGGGGGCTTATCCTCTTTAAATAGTCAAATTAAAATCCTTGAAAAAGAATCAACCAAATTTGAAGTACCTTTACCAGAGAGGCCCCCGGCTTCAATGTCAGTTACTATTGACCCTGAAATAATGACCGATAAATCTGCGTATAGAACCATCTTCACAGGAATGCAGTCAGCTACTAGCTTACATACTAGAGCAGTTATAGACACTATCAGAAATGACCCTTTACGAACGGTATTTTTTGATTTTCTAAAAGAAGAGCTTAATTTTTATGATAAACTTGTAAAGTATGGAAAAGTGAAAGGCTGGCTTCATATCGTTCCGACTTTTAGAAATATGGCTTGA